In Sphaeramia orbicularis chromosome 12, fSphaOr1.1, whole genome shotgun sequence, the following proteins share a genomic window:
- the b3galt9 gene encoding putative UDP-GlcNAc:betaGal beta-1,3-N-acetylglucosaminyltransferase LOC100288842 — MQCSLCKLRTHQWCFLLFNVLLFHCLLFGADFVEEYLLQPTPGVYTDGMVVNVREKARKLDLSNARENVSQAYPVANPDACLNSDLFLLSIVFSSPANITQRHAVRRTWANQTDVQGFPVRVLFFLGSTQTSTAQEDLKRESDLYGDMVQGHAVADSSLRGPTERTVLALRWVIAFCPVARFVLLTQDSVYVNLPAIGSYLLGLHRHPEDLYLGRVIQRDPPDRDPNSPGYLPPALYPNKYLPEYCDRTAYVLSQDVVRKVYIASAVVRAPVSADVFVGLCAQKAGVAPSHSSRFSGEKHIRYNACCYRYLFSSAGMGGKELERVWADLGQSEKSCSLLQTYSGLVTCKALTYLDKLSLFNSQGQSVLHD, encoded by the exons ATGCAG TGTTCTCTGTGCAAGTTGCGTACCCACCAGTGGTGTTTCCTGCTCTTCAATGTGCTTCTCTTCCATTGCCTGTTGTTCGGGGCAGATTTTGTCGAGGAGTACCTCCTTCAACCAACACCCGGCGTATACACTGATGGCATGGTTGTTAATGTGAGGGAGAAAGCGAGAAAACTTGACCTGAGCAATGCCAGGGAAAATGTGTCCCAAGCCTACCCCGTTGCTAACCCTGACGCCTGCTTAAACTCTGACCTCTTCCTGCTCTCTATAGTCTTCAGTTCTCCAGCTAATATCACACAGAGACACGCAGTCAGGAGGACGTGGGCGAACCAAACAGATGTTCAAGGCTTCCCAGTGCGGGTATTGTTCTTTTTAGGATCAACTCAGACGTCTACAGCGCAGGAAGATCTCAAAAGGGAGTCTGACCTTTATGGAGACATGGTGCAGGGTCATGCTGTGGCTGACTCGTCTCTGCGTGGCCCAACAGAGAGGACAGTACTGGCACTCCGTTGGGTGATAGCCTTCTGTCCGGTGGCTCGTTTTGTTCTGCTGACTCAGGACTCTGTGTATGTCAACCTCCCTGCCATTGGATCTTACCTGCTTGGACTTCACAGGCACCCAGAGGACCTTTATCTAGGTAGAGTGATTCAGAGAGATCCCCCTGATCGGGACCCTAACAGCCCCGGCTACCTGCCTCCTGCTCTGTACCCTAACAAGTACTTGCCCGAGTACTGTGACAGGACGGCATATGTTCTCTCACAGGATGTGGTCCGAAAAGTGTACATAGCCTCTGCAGTGGTGCGTGCACCTGTGTCGGCTGATGTCTTTGTAGGTCTTTGTGCTCAGAAGGCTGGGGTGGCGCCAAGTCACAGCTCAAGGTTTTCAGGAGAGAAGCACATCCGCTACAATGCCTGCTGCTACCGTTACCTGTTCAGCTCTGCAGGAATGGGAGGCAAAGAATTAGAGAGGGTTTGGGCAGATTTGGGGCAAAGTGAAAAAAGTTGCTCCCTGTTACAAACCTACTCTGGTCTGGTGACATGCAAGGCTCTTACATACTTGGATAAACTGTCCTTATTCAACTCGCAGGGGCAAAGTGTGTTACATGATTAA
- the psmd5 gene encoding 26S proteasome non-ATPase regulatory subunit 5: MTASIESLLEEISTVEDPIEELQSLKTALLSIPVSALRDTVSGQRLDVIFSLLNSNEREQVELCVDILERVLMALSPVHLAQNYQAELQGGLSHPNENVKILALTQIGRMVEHPDAVTEILNNHGILCSVIQCIGEEKMAVAKQAIQSLCKLSHSKPGLDKLFQSDLLKTVKDVMAISDIVRYRVYELVVEISSVSPISLGYCANSSIISQMLGELTGDDVLIRATAIEMVTTLAHSQHGRQYLAQQGIMDKISNMIRGAETDPFSSLYLPGLVKFFGNLAIMDSPQQVCETYPAFQNKVFEMALDPDPAMIGVALDTLGLLGSTVEGKQVLQKTGEKFKTVLSRMSQLAGSGATELRVRSLDAISQLLTLQPEQQTEDLLALTESWFHVLSNQPMDMIRNISTQPFPELHCGALHIFTAIASQPWGQRLMIATPGFMEFILDRSTGQTKEAKDAKFELVGSLVSSSAAAQILGSQHYLQLKTYLREGPYYVSAVASVSTEGAD, from the exons ATGACCGCATCAATTGAGAGTTTGTTGGAGGAAATCTCCACTGTTGAAGATCCAATTGAAGAACTGCAGAGTTTAAAGACGGCCCTTTTGTCCATCCCTGTCAGCGCTTTGAGGGACACAGTGAGTGGGCAGCGTCTGGATGTCATCTTCTCCCTCTTAAACTCCAATGAAAG AGAGCAGGTTGAACTATGTGTGGACATCCTGGAGCGTGTCTTAATGGCGCTCAGCCCTGTTCACCTGGCCCAGAACTACCAAGCAGAGCTGCAGGGAGGTCTCAGCCATCCTAATGAAAATGTCAAGATATTAGCCTTGACTCAG ATTGGCAGAATGGTAGAGCACCCTGACGCTGTCACTGAAATCCTCAACAACCACGGCATTCTTTGCTCTGTCATCCAGTGCATTGGAGAGGAGAAGATGGCTGTGGCCAAGCAG GCCATTCAGTCGTTGTGTAAACTGAGTCACTCAAAGCCTGGTTTAGACAAACTGTTCCAGAGCGACCTGCTGAAAACTGTCAAGGATGTGATGGCCATTAGTGACATTGTCAGATACAGAGTATACGAG CTGGTTGTGGAAATCTCATCTGTGTCTCCCATTTCACTCGGCTACTGTGCCAACAGCAGCATCATTTCTCAGATGTTAGGTGAACTGACAGGAGATGACGTATTGATCAG AGCTACAGCCATTGAGATGGTGACAACCCTAGCCCATAGTCAGCATGGCCGCCAATACTTGGCCCAGCAGGGTATAATGGATAAGATCTCCAACATGATCAGAGGAGCAGAAACTGACCCTTTCTCTTCTCTCTACCTTCCAG GTTTGGTGAAGTTTTTTGGGAATCTGGCCATTATGGACAGTCCTCAGCAGGTTTGTGAAACATATCCGGCCTTCCAGAACAAAGTGTTTGAGATGGCCCTGGACCCAGACCCTGCCATGATCGGTGTGGCTCTGGACACTTTGGGCTTACTTGGGTCCACCGTGGAGGGAAAACAGGTCCTGCAGAAAACAG GGGAAAAATTCAAGACAGTGCTGTCAAGAATGAGCCAACTCGCCGGCTCTGGAGCCACAGAGCTCAGAGTACGAAGTTTAGACGCCATATCTCAGCTGCTGACACTACAG CCAGAGCAGCAGACAGAAGACCTTTTGGCTCTGACTGAGTCCTGGTTCCATGTTCTGTCTAATCAGCCCATGGACATGATTCGCAACATCAGCACACAGCCTTTCCCAGAGCTGCACTGTGGGGCTCTGCACATATTCACT gcTATCGCTTCTCAACCATGGGGTCAGAGGTTAATGATCGCAACCCCCGGGTTCATGGAGTTCATACTGGATCGGTCAACAGGCCAGACCAAGGAGGCTAAGGATGCCAAGTTCGAGCTGGTGGGGTCACTTGTGAGTTCTTCAGCAGCAGCTCAGATTCTGGGCAGCCAGCATTACCTCCAGCTGAAGACGTACCTCAGAGAAGGGCCGTACTATGTTTCAGCTGTAGCCTCAGTCAGCACAGAAGGGGCAGACTGA